One window from the genome of Streptomyces sp. NBC_00708 encodes:
- a CDS encoding GNAT family N-acetyltransferase, with protein MDTAPPRDTGELTFRDATEADVPALVELIESAYRGDSSRAGWTTEADILQGQRTDPQGVREVVESPGSRLLVVERDGAPVACCQLEHRGEAAYFGMFAVRPALQGAGLGKVIIAEAERTVRESWGVREMHMTVISVREDLIAWYERRGYRRTGRMSPFPYGDERFGIPQRDDLAFELLIKDLEG; from the coding sequence ATGGACACCGCCCCGCCCCGGGACACCGGAGAGCTGACGTTCCGCGACGCCACCGAGGCGGACGTGCCCGCGCTCGTGGAGCTGATCGAGTCGGCGTACCGCGGCGACAGCAGCCGCGCCGGATGGACCACCGAGGCGGACATCCTCCAGGGGCAGCGCACCGATCCGCAGGGAGTGCGCGAGGTGGTGGAGAGCCCCGGCAGCAGGCTGCTCGTGGTGGAGCGCGACGGCGCCCCCGTCGCCTGCTGCCAGCTGGAGCACCGGGGGGAGGCCGCCTACTTCGGCATGTTCGCGGTCCGTCCCGCGCTCCAGGGCGCCGGGCTCGGCAAGGTGATCATCGCCGAGGCCGAGCGCACCGTCCGGGAGAGCTGGGGCGTGCGGGAGATGCACATGACCGTGATCTCCGTCCGGGAGGATCTGATCGCCTGGTACGAGCGCAGGGGCTACCGCCGCACGGGCCGGATGTCGCCGTTCCCGTACGGCGACGAGCGCTTCGGCATCCCGCAGCGCGACGACCTCGCCTTCGAGCTGCTGATCAAGGACCTCGAAGGCTGA
- a CDS encoding DUF5134 domain-containing protein, whose amino-acid sequence MHGPAMSGWLLMALCAVTGSYCLLRTRTGSEEERRTARAEALMGFGMAAMAVPAAAVAPPAWGWGVYAALFAVAALRALWFSRRSRHHLHHLVGSSAMVYMAVVMARAGTEGHGAHTMGGHSMAAAGGIPLLTGLLLVYYAVYVLRSGARLVPVAAAATGGGPPAPPGWAARPELALACRLTMGIAMFAMLLTL is encoded by the coding sequence GTGCACGGACCGGCGATGTCCGGATGGCTGCTGATGGCGTTGTGCGCGGTGACGGGCTCGTACTGCCTGTTGCGCACCCGTACGGGAAGCGAGGAGGAGCGCAGGACCGCGCGGGCGGAGGCACTGATGGGGTTCGGGATGGCCGCGATGGCCGTGCCGGCCGCCGCCGTGGCCCCGCCGGCCTGGGGCTGGGGGGTGTACGCGGCGCTGTTCGCGGTGGCGGCGCTGCGGGCGCTGTGGTTCTCCCGGCGCAGCCGTCACCATCTGCACCATCTGGTCGGCTCCTCGGCGATGGTCTACATGGCCGTCGTGATGGCGCGGGCCGGCACAGAGGGGCACGGCGCGCACACGATGGGGGGCCACAGCATGGCCGCCGCGGGCGGCATACCCCTGCTGACCGGGCTGCTCCTCGTCTACTACGCGGTGTACGTGCTGCGCTCGGGCGCCCGGCTGGTGCCGGTGGCCGCGGCGGCCACCGGAGGCGGTCCTCCGGCGCCCCCGGGGTGGGCGGCGCGTCCCGAGCTGGCGCTGGCCTGCCGGCTGACCATG